The Deinobacterium chartae genome contains a region encoding:
- the gnd gene encoding decarboxylating NADP(+)-dependent phosphogluconate dehydrogenase, which yields MTQAQIGVIGLAVMGENLVLNMASKGFRVAVHNRTAAKVTAFLEGRAAGQSIVGATDPAEFVALLERPRRVMLMVRAGDAVDATIETLLPHLEAGDIVIDGGNSHFLDTRRRTAALAEKGLLYIGTGVSGGEEGALRGPSIMPGGDERAWPFVKDIFQGIAAKVADGSPCCEWVGSDGAGHFVKMVHNGIEYGDMQMIGEAYALMRDVLNMTPAEMSAVFRGWNAGVLNSYLIEITADILAKTDEETGQPLIDVILDAAGQKGTGKWTSETALNLGAPASTIAEAVFARCMSALKEERVAAARQLPGPSERFSGDREAFLRDLEGALYASKICSYAQGFQLMRLAAEEYGWQLDYGSIAQMWREGCIIRARFLDDITAAYATTPTLSNLLLAPFFRAAIAEVQGAWRRVIGAAVTLGVPVPAFSSALAYFDGYRSERLPANLLQAQRDYFGAHTYERVDRPKGEFFHTNWTGRGGETSASTYSV from the coding sequence ATGACGCAGGCGCAGATCGGTGTGATCGGATTGGCGGTCATGGGCGAGAACCTGGTTCTCAACATGGCCAGCAAGGGCTTCCGGGTGGCGGTGCATAACCGCACGGCCGCGAAGGTGACGGCTTTTCTCGAGGGGCGCGCGGCCGGGCAGAGCATCGTGGGCGCGACCGACCCGGCAGAATTCGTGGCCCTGCTGGAAAGACCCCGGCGGGTGATGCTGATGGTGCGCGCCGGCGACGCGGTCGACGCCACCATCGAAACGCTGCTGCCGCACCTCGAGGCGGGCGACATTGTGATCGACGGTGGGAACAGCCACTTCCTGGATACCCGTCGCCGCACGGCGGCCTTGGCCGAAAAGGGCCTGCTGTACATCGGGACCGGCGTGTCCGGCGGCGAGGAGGGGGCGTTGCGCGGTCCTTCGATCATGCCGGGCGGCGACGAGCGGGCGTGGCCGTTCGTAAAGGACATCTTCCAGGGCATTGCGGCCAAGGTGGCCGACGGCAGCCCCTGTTGCGAGTGGGTGGGCTCGGACGGGGCCGGACACTTCGTCAAGATGGTGCACAACGGCATCGAGTACGGCGACATGCAGATGATCGGCGAGGCTTACGCCCTCATGCGGGACGTGCTGAACATGACCCCGGCCGAGATGAGCGCCGTGTTCCGGGGCTGGAACGCCGGGGTGCTGAACTCGTACCTGATCGAGATCACGGCCGACATTCTCGCCAAGACCGACGAGGAGACCGGACAGCCGCTGATCGACGTGATCCTCGACGCTGCCGGGCAGAAAGGAACCGGCAAGTGGACCAGCGAGACCGCCCTGAACCTGGGCGCTCCGGCCAGCACCATCGCCGAGGCGGTGTTCGCGCGCTGCATGTCGGCGCTCAAGGAGGAGCGCGTCGCCGCCGCCCGTCAGCTTCCGGGTCCGTCCGAGCGGTTCAGCGGAGACCGCGAGGCGTTCCTGCGCGACCTCGAGGGGGCGCTGTACGCCTCCAAGATCTGCTCGTACGCGCAGGGCTTTCAGCTGATGCGTCTGGCGGCCGAGGAGTATGGCTGGCAGCTGGACTACGGCAGCATCGCGCAGATGTGGCGCGAGGGCTGCATCATCCGCGCACGCTTCTTGGATGACATCACGGCGGCTTACGCAACCACCCCGACATTGAGCAATCTGCTGCTGGCCCCGTTTTTCCGGGCGGCCATCGCGGAGGTGCAGGGGGCGTGGCGGCGGGTGATCGGCGCAGCCGTCACCCTGGGCGTGCCGGTTCCGGCGTTTTCCTCGGCGCTGGCCTATTTCGACGGTTACCGTTCGGAACGCCTGCCGGCCAACCTGTTGCAGGCGCAGCGCGATTACTTCGGTGCGCACACGTACGAGCGGGTGGACCGCCCCAAGGGAGAGTTCTTTCATACGAACTGGACAGGGCGGGGCGGTGAGACGTCCGCTTCAACGTATAGCGTTTGA